CGGACCTCGGCGATGAGTTACAAGGGTACGAAGAAAACTCTGCCCGAGATCGCTCGCGAATTGTCCGTGGACGCGGTGGTGGAAGGTTCAGTACTGCGAGAGGGTCGCCAGGTGCGAATCACTGCACAGTTGATCGATGCCAGAAACGATCAACACATCTGGTCGCGCAACTATGTACGCGACCTGACGAGCGTGCTCGCGTTGCAAGGTGAAGTCGCGCAAACAATTGCTGATGAAATCAGCATTCACATGACACCGCAGGAACTGGCACGCCTCGCCCGCGTCCGTACGGTCGACCCAGAAGCGCAGGAGCTGTATCTACAGGGCGCGCAACGCTTAAATGCGGGAGACCCGAGAGACGCAATCGGCTATCTTCAGAAGGCGATAGACAAAGATCCCAACTACGCCCAGGCGCATGCCGCATTGGCCAGAAGCTACGGATGGATGGGGGAAGCTGGCTGGATGCCTTACTCGGAGGCGTTTCCCTGGCAGAAGACGGAAGCAATCAAAGCGATCCAACTCGATGACGCTCTTCCCGAAGGCCACGTCGAACTGGCTAATGCCGCAATGAATCTTGATTGGGATTGGAGTACTCAGGGAAATGAGTTTAAACGGGCGCTTGAGCTCAATCCAAGCTCAGCCCAGGTCCGCTGGGCATACTCCAGCTACCTGGAACGGATGGGCCACATTGCCGAAGCGATCTCAGAGTCAAAAGTGGCGTTGCAACTCGATCCCGTTTCCAGTCGCACGTCTATCAATTCTGCTTGGAACTACTACTTTGCCCGCCAATATGACAAATCACTGGCGCAGATGCAACGAGTATCTGAATTGCAAAACAGTCCTTCTGAAATAGCCTTTCCTCTCGGTGTCATTTATGTGGAAAAGGGCATGTACGAAGAGGCTATTCAAAAATTTCAAGAGCTGGGAGGGGCTCCTCATGCTTTAGGCCACATGGGCAACGCTTACGCCAGAATGGGAAAGGTCATTGAGGCGCGCGAGATGATTTCGAAATTGCAGGATCACCTACAAAAGACCGGTATCGGCAGGTATGAAATCGCGCTAGTCTACGCCGGACTGGGCGAAAAGAACGAGGCGTTCTCTTGGCTGGAAAAATCGTTCGTGGTGCGTGATAAAGGGCTTACTTATCTAAAAATAGACCCCTGCCTGGATCCGCTACGCTCGGACTCGCGCTTCCAGGATTTGGTGCGGCGCGTCGGCCTGCCATCATAAGAGCTCACGAATGGGGAGTTAGCCGTTTGGATGGTGGTTGTCCAACTGAGAATGAATCCGCAAACTGTCTATTGAGGGGGCCGCTCGTAGCAGCTGAACGCCGCTGAGTCGGTATTTCTAATATAGAGGGTCGCACTAGATAGCAAATACACACAAACGTTCCGTGGCTTCCGCCGCGTCCACCCACCGAAACAGTTGTAGCTGACACCTCCCGGCGTTTTCGTTTGTGAGACTTTCTCCAACAGAAAACGTGCCTTTCAGGAGACACCAAACGGCCAGCTGTGTGATAGGTAATTCTTTGAAAACAAACAGAGCCCTCTGCAGTGCGCTCAACAAACTGTTTCGAACATTCCGCGCAATGGGATCTGCTGTTGTTATGAAACCAAGTCTTTTCGAAAGGGGCACCATTTGGGTTCTTGCAGTCAAACGAGTACCGCTACGGAGATCGGCCGCAGGCATTCATCCGTATTTATCGTGCGCAGGTTGGACAAAGAGAGTTTGCAATGGGAGTGCCTGGGAACATGGCCCACGAAAAAGAAGGAAGCTGAAGGGATCAGGCATTCGCTCCTTAGACCTCCAAATCGAAGTTGACAATCTATGGATGTACGAAACTCGGTAGCTCTTCAAGAGCGTTCTGGAGCCTTTGGCGCATCTGCCATCTGGCCTCGTGAACCGTACCTTCCTTCTCACACGCGAAAGCGAGATAGGAGAGGAGTTAGTCGAGTGCGCCATCCATAGGTTGCAGCATCGTTTCCCTCGCGCGTTTCGTCTATTTCAAATAGGCGAATACGCCTTCCCGAACGTCAGCTGAGCTATTCGGTAAAGAGAAGTAGGCCACCAGGACGTATGCAATGTTCAGGCAGCCTACCCTGCGGGGGAACGATTTTCTCGAAGTGGTGTTGAGAAACTGTCATTGAGATGCAAACCGACTTGTCGTGTTTATTTGGTAGATCTATCCATATCGGCGCGTGACAAGACAACTTCGTTTGGCGTCGTGATGGCAAGCATTGTCAGCTTATGGAATCGATCTCCCCCGACTTTCACCAACGCACCCTATATCGAGCGGTCCTCGTGATTTATGCCAAACGCTGCCGAGTTCCGCAATCAAGTAATGGGCCTGTGGGCATACCGAAACGGAGTGAAGATCGATTTCTCTAGTCGACCGACACTGCCTTCATAGAATCCTTCAACGAGACCCATCTTTCGGGCCGGGCACTTTAATTTACACTGATTTCGCAACCATGCTTAGGGAATTGCGCACTACGCTAATAGTCCATCTGGTTCAAAAAATCGGGCAGCCCACGCGGATTGATCATAGCCATCATCTGTGTTTGTAAGACGCTTGAGTGCCAACTCGCGGGCAATCATAACATCCCGTCGCGAGCATCTTAGAAGCATCGAGCAATCTGCGTCGGACTGTTTTTCGAGAACTGACATGACGAAGACAAAACGCTCGAAGGCACTGAGTGCGACAATGGCGGCAAAGAGGTTGTTCTTTCCTAATGCTGCCACCCCTTTGAGACTGATCGACGACAAGTTATCAGTGTGCTCTGGCGCAGGCATGATTATCCGTATTGCATGCTTGAGAATCGTGCGGCGCGCCCATGAACGTGCCCAATCCATGAAAACGCTGATTCCCTCCACGCATTCTCCCAGCCCGCAGACATAACACTGCTCAGCGATATCATTGTCAGCGGTTAGTAGGAACGAGAACAGGTACAGACTGTGCATCTCTTCAGTCAAGAGTTTGATTGTGGCTCTTTCGTCAAAGATGTCCATCGGCTCCAGCATATTCACCTCTTTCATTTCTGGTCTGTCCAGTAGGTCGATTGCATTTGATCCAACCGCGTTCAGAGGCTGACATCATTCCTCTCGGTAGAGAGCGCTTTGGACGCGGGCAAGGTCTGCATCTCAGCTTGCGCGGCGCAACGAAACGGTTGTCATTTGCGGGATACGCCGCACGGTTGCTATTGGGTTGGCACGACTGAAGCGTACGAGTACAGCATTCGTCGTTTCCTGTATGCGAGTATTGGGTTTATGGAGTCTGCGGGTTGTCTTCGAGACGAGCTTGGTAAGTAGAAAACGGCCTGAAACGCACGCCATTGCATCGAATACCAGATCTGAACGCATTCTTATCCTCCTTGAACTGATTTTGTTCTTCAATAGCTGCTGAGTGCACCTGCCGCAACAGCCGGTAGCAGATGAAGGCTTTTAACCTCACCGGCTTCGTCGCTTTCTCACATTGAATGTGAGTGAACTAGCTGAGTGCTGTCATTCGACGGAAATGGTTTACATCGTTAGTCGAAACTTTTCGTTTCGAAAAGACCTTAGGACGCCCTAAATAATATCCCTGAAATAGCTGGAATCCTTCTGCAAGAGCCACTTCAAATTCTTCGTTGGTTTCGATTTTTTCCGCAACGAGCGTCGCGGCACTCCTCTTGAGGCGACGGATGATCTCCCTACGCTCTTCCTTACCGGAGAGCCGAAAATCGACCTTGACATAGTCTGCCAGCGCAATCAGACGTTCCATTTTTTCGGAATCCTGAAAGTCATCGAGCGCAATATGGTAACCCAATGCTTTCATTCTGCGGCAGGCAGCCAGGACCTCTTCGTCTGGCTCAACCGTTTCGAGCAGCTCAAGCACGGTCGCAGGCGGAAGCAGCGTCAACAACCCTCCTACTAATGCTTCACGCGTGCAATTCAGGAAGATGCGATATCCTCCTGTGTGTTCGTGGATCCCATGAAACATCCAGTCGTCAACCATCATCTGCGTTGCCGCATCGGAGTCTCCAGTGAACCGGTTATCCCATCCCGAACGGGACAACACTTCGTAGCCGAAAATCTCTCTCTGGCGATTGAAGATCGGTTGGAGCGCAAGAAAGCGATGATTACGGGAATCAGAACTAGTCCATTGAGCCTTCATCCAGTTCCGAAAACTATCACCCAGCCTTAGAGTCTTACGACGGCGCCGCACTGAGCCGAAGATATTCAAAAGAGTCTCCTTGTAGTTTTTTGATTAACCAAGTCGCAGTGCGAGAACTCCAAGTAAGGCTTTCCTGCTCAACTTCTTCTGTAAACTTCTCCATTCATATATTCCCCATGATTCCCTGATCCCGGGAGACTCAAGCTTCCCAGCCGGGGAGTTCCGCTAGCATTTCCATCAATGCATGCTCAAGAAGCTCCTTCTCACTGGGTAGTAGCTCTCCGGATTCCGCCCGGACGGAGGTGCGGGCCGAAATGGACTCCCAGGGAACGCACTTCGCGTCGACCGTAAAGCTTTTCGCTTCACAGTGATTCACGAATCGTTCCATCACCCTCTGCAGCTCTCGCATGTTGCCTGGCCAGGGATAGGACTGAAGCAGATCCATGACCGATCTAGTCAGGCTCGGTAATTTCTTCCCTGCTGTTCCAGCGTAGTGAGTGAGAAAATACCAGGCCAGCATGGGGATGTATTCTTTCCGCTCACGCAGGGGAGGAACCATGATTGGGATTCCGTTAAGCCGATCAAATAGGTCGCTGCGAAAGGTCCCGTTCGCTGTGGCAGCTCCCAAGTCGCGATGGGTGGCAGCGATCAGCCGCACGCCCGATCGGATCGAGTCGCCTTCGCCTGCGAGCTCTGATTCTATCTCTTGCAGAACCCGCAGCAGAGCGAGCTGTGACTCCGCCGACAGCTTTCCGATGCCTTCCAAAAAGATCGTCCCCCCCTCGGCCAATTGGAAGCGGCCGGGACGTGGTTCCGTCGCCTGAGACCGGCTACCTTTCTGGCGACCGAGTAGCTCGGATGCTATTCGCTCAGGCGGAATCGCCGCGCAATTTGCGCGGACGAACGCCTGGGGGGAACGATATGACAATCTATGAATGGCCCTCGCGACCAACTCCGTTCCCGTCCCGATCTCGCCGGTGATCAGAACGGTACAATCTTTCGCCGCAACACGTGGCACATACACAAGGGCGGGCAGGAGCGCCTCCGAAGAGCCAAAAAAGTCTTCGTCCAGGCGCGAGCTGGCGATGTCGTGCTGAAAAGACAGGGGCTCTTCCCGAACGCTGTTTGATTTCCGCTTCTGTTCGCTCGTCGCTCTACCACACCGCTGAGCGAAGGGTCCTTGTTTATCCCGAAAATCGTTCATACAGAGCCCTGCGCCTTGGCGGCAGGCGAATCGCTCATTTGTCTGCATGGACTTCATCTCCTACTGTTGTCCCGACTGAATGGTGGTCTGCCAGCCATGAAAACACCCGTTCCGCGCAGGTGGAATGTTCGGAACAGTTTGTTGGGTGACCAGCCGATGAGTGCCTGTTTTTTCAAAGAGTTAAGCGCGCAGTGGGGGAGCGTTTGTTGTGCACTCAAAGGTACGTTCGCTGTGATAAAGTCACTCAAACAGAAGCAAAGGGGCATATGTCCACAACCGATCCAGTTTCGAAGCCGGACGAACTCAGTCCGGAACGGGCCGGTTTGGTGCGCGATCATCTCAAAGAGGTGGTCGCGAGTCGCGCGTTTGCGGGGAGCAAGCGTGCTCAGGACTTTCTCCAACTGATCGTTGAGCATGCGCTGGCAGGGCGACTCGATTGCCTGCGCGAGCGGATGATTGGAGCCGAGATGTTTGGGCGTCCGATCGACTACGACACCGCAAATGACGCGGTGGTCCGTGTCAAAGCCACAGAGGTCCGAAAGAAGCTGGCGCAGCACTATCAGGAATCAGAAAAACCCCCGGCAGTCCGTATCGAACTTCCGACCGGGTCCTATGTGCCGAAGTTCCAGTGGGAATCTTTGGAAGCATCGGCTTCGCCACTCGCCGAAACTGATCTCCCGGCTTTCGCGGAACAAACCACCGCCCAAGAAAAGTCCGGGGAGAAACCAGAGGCGAAAATCGACGAGCCACCCCGTCTTCCCGGGAAGCATTTGCGCCGCGCGCCGCACGTGCTGGTCGGCGTCTTGCTCGGATCAGGCCTGATTGCGATGATCGGCTACGTGGGCTTCAAAAGGTGGTTTAGGGAGTCAAATGCACGGCCAGAGATTCGCTCCGTCGCAATCTTGCCCCTGCAAAACCTCTCAGGCGATCCGAGGCAAGACTACTTCGCTGACGGCATGACGGAAGAATTGATTGCCGACCTCGGCCAGGTTTCTGCGCTACGCGTTATCTCACGGACCTCGGCGATGACTTATAAGGGGACGAAGAAGACGCTGCCCGAAATCGCCCGGGAACTGGGAGTGGATGCGATCGTGGAAGGGTCCATGGCGCGCGAGGGTAAACAGGTGCGAATCACCGCTCAGTTGATCGATGCCAGGAACGATCAGCACATCTGGGCCCGGAGCTACGTGCGCGACCTGACCAGCGTTCTGATGTTGCAGGGCGAGGTGGCGCAAGCAATTGCCGACGAGGTCAGTATTAACGTGACGCCACAGGAGCAAGCGCGTCTGGCGCGTTCGCGCCCCGTCAACACGGAAGCCCAAGATCTTTATCTGTTGGGCATTCACCTGCTGAATGCGAATGTGGGAGACCCCCGAAAGGCCATCGGTTATTTGCAGAAGGCAATTGATACAGATCCCAACTACGCGCCGGCGCATGCTGCGTTAGCCGATGGCTATGGCTGGATGGGGGAAGCTGGCTGGCTCGCATATACCGAGGCGTTTACCAGACAGAAGAGCGAGGCGGCCAAGTCGATCGAGTTGGATGATGCTCTGCCCGAAGGCCATGCCGAGCTTGCGAGCGCCGTGATGAGTCTCAGCTGGGACTGGAGCACTTCGGAAAAGGAGCTCAGGCGAGCGCTTGAGCTCAATCCTAACTCGGTATCCGTCCATACCGCCTACGCCCTTTATCTTGAGCGCGTAGGCCGCCTGCCCGAGGCGATGGCAGAGGCGAAGCGAACTCTTCAGCTCGATCCTGTTTCCAGCCGCTCATTTATCACCGCCGGAATCGTCTACTACTTTGCTCACCAATATGATCAGGCACTGGCACAGTTTCAAAGGGCATCTGCGCTGGAGCCCAATCCTCCTGAATTTCTCTTTCCCTTTGAATTGGGTGTCATTTACGGGGCGAAAGGCATGTATGGAGACGCCGTTGGAGAATTCCAGAAGCTAGGCGATACCCCCCACGCTTTAGGCCACCTCGGTAATGTTTACGCTCGAATGGGGCGAGTAGCCGAAGCGCACAGGACGATTTCGAAGTTGGAAGAGCACGTACAAAAAAGTGGTATCGGGGGATACGAAGTCGCGCTGGTCTATGCCGGGCTAGGTGAAAAGGATGAGGCGTTCGCATGGCTCGAAAAATCTCTTGCGGCGCATGATAAAGGGCTTACGTATCTCAAAATAGATCCTTGCGTGGACCCGCTGCGCTCCGATGTACGCTTTGATGGCCTGGTACAGCGCGTCGGCCTTCCGTTATAAATACAATCTGACTGCGAGAGGCCGCGTCGTTGGTGGGATCACCGGAACCGATTCGGGTCGGATCACGATCACCACACGCGACCTAGCAGCAATCGGCGAGTTGATACTGAATGACGGCGTTGTAAATGGCCGGCGACTGGTGAGTCATCAGTAGCTTCTGGTGCTCACTTTCTTCTTGCGTCGCAGGCCAACCTTCTCAGGAGGGGGGCAATGCGCTCATTCAGCACAGAGCGGAGGTAACAACGGAACCTGCTTCGGCTATTCCATGCTGCTCGGTTCTCTTGACCGAGCTGCGGGGGCACTGTTCAAGATTTGAAACGCTCCGTGGCATCGCTGGAGCTACGTATCCACCAACTTCGGCGCGAAGCAATGACACTCGTCCGACAGGACCATCTGCTCCGCAAGCGATTTGAGTTGTTGGTAAGCATTCCGGGCATCGCACAGGTAAGCGCGATGCAATTGCTCGCGGAACTATCTACGCTGCCGTCAGACCTTACGGTGCGAGAATGGGTTGCACATGGCGGCCTTGATCCTGCGCATGAAATATCAGGAAGCTCAGTGAGGAGGGCGTCCCGCATCAGCCGCGCGGGAAATCGTCACCTGAGGAAAGCGCTTTACATGTCGGCCCTGGTCGCATCACGTTGCGATCCGCACGCAAAGGCGTTTTTTGCTTGGAATCGATCATCGCTGCGGGAGCAAATGTTCTTATTCCCAGTTGTCCACCGCAGGTTAAGGTCTGTGGCGGAATGGAAAGCGACACGGATTCGTTGACGCCACCGCCCAGAATCGTATGTGGCAGGAGTTGCCGCAATTTACCGGCAAGCTGTTCCGCTGAATTCAAGTCCTGTTGCCGGATCGTGCCCCATACCCCCACGTAGGTGGCGTAGATCATGCCTGGATCGAGACCCTGGATCGTGTCGAGGACGTGTTTCTGGTCGGTCGCGCTGAATAGGCTCATCCGTGTACTCACAACGCCCTTGGAGATCGCCGTGTTCAGAGAATAAAGATCAGGTTTTGGCGGAACGGGTTCCGCCTGCTGTGCATCCGTCATGCGGCATAATCCAAGGGTGACGAGGAAAAGAACGTTCAGAGCAGGTTTGCATTTCCTTTGGCTCTTTGGACTCACTTGGGCATCCGTCGGTATGTTTTGATTGCAACAAGAGAGCAAGCCGTCGCAACTGTGAAAAGGAATTTTCTCATCGGCTATCCTCTTTTCGGGGGCGGAAGCGGCATTACTACTTCCGGCTACAACCCTATCCTCAATGCAGAGTTGTGGGGTGTGCGGCGATGGTCTGTGTAATCCAGTCGCAACATGGATCATACCGTCGTGTCTCTATGGATGTCCGGGGCACAGTGCAGCTCCAGGTTTCTCCAAATTGAGTATAGGGAGAGGGTTCGCATGGATGGAGTCAACCGTACAGGACTATTGGCAGCCTGGTTTATCACCTTCTTGCTCGTCGGGCCGGCGCTGGTTAGAGGACAGAATCTGGTTGTAGGAGCCAATGTTGTCAATCCAATGCGCGCGAGTGTCGCTAATCAGAATGCGCTGCTCGATCAGCTCAAGGCGGCTTCCGTACAGGTCATTCGCTGCGGCATCTCGAATGACGACAAAGGTATCGATTTTGCAAAGCGAGCCGCTGCGCACGGTATCAGTCTCCAGCTGATCGTTAGTGCCGAATATCTGCCCAACGCGCCATCCCGGCCTTACCAACCTGATCAGTTTCCGCAAATGTGGGGCGGACATCCACTCTCATGGGCCGATCCCGCAGCTTCTAAGGCCATCTTCCAGAAACTCTTCGACAGCCTCGATGCGAACAACGTTCGCCTGGCGGGCGTGGAACTCGGCAACGAGATTAACTGGGCCGCTTTTAACCCGGAGTTTCCTCTGCCGGGCGAGGGGAAAATCCTGAACATCGAGGATCTCAACAACGATCCCGAGGGAAAGCAAATTGCGCAAGGGTTTCTTCAGTACATCAAAATACTGGCTGCGCTCAAAGAGGTCCGCGACCATTCCCGTCTGAATCGAATGGCGTCTATCATCTCCGCAGGCCTGGTCAATGCTAGAGATGGAGATAAGCTCTACAACAACAAAAAAGAGGACATGGTCAGTCTCGCCGCAACGATAGCGTTTCTCCGCGCGCACGGATTAGATTTCCTGGTCGATGCTTACGGTATTCACACCTACCCTTCCAGTTCGCAGCCCGGCAATCCTGCTGCAGCGGCAGGGAGGCTCGACCGGCTAACCGACGTGGACTTGGCGCTATGCCGTCCCGAAGGCTCATCGGAAGGAAAGCCCTGCTGGATCACTGAATGGGGCTTTCCCAACAGCGACATTTCCTGCCCGCCAAATGAAGCCAACCGCACGCTTCTCATCGAAGAACTCCGCCATGACTTCGACGCGTTCGCTACCGAGCATCGCCTCATCGGCATCGACTACTTTGCCTGGAATTCCGATCCATGGTCAAAGACAGTTGACGTCGACAGTGTCTATCGCTGCGGCGCTCTCACAGAAAGCGGTCGGCAAGCCATTGCTCCGCCGGGGCAAGTCAATATGCCCGATCCCACCGCTACGCTTCGCATTCGCGTTGGGGTCCCGCTCGTCGCCCGAGGACCGGCACCCAACATCGCCGACGCCGCGTTCACCGCTATTCAGCTTCCTGACGGAAAATTTCGCGGCTTCACAGCTGGCGGAACGACATGGGCCATCGACGGCAGTCACCCCTACGACATGGGTGGAGCAGGCGTGGCCGTGGTTAAGCCCGGACCACCCAACACCCCGGATTCCTGCGGCCAGTGGATCGTGCATGTCGAGCTCGAAGGCCGGACGCTCTATGGCTGGAACCACAACGAAACAGCCTGCAACTATGCTCGCGGCGGACAGACCCACGCCAGCATGGCTCTCGCGACCTCTACCGACTATGGCCTGACCTGGAAGACTGCAGGGCCGATCATTACCGGCACCGATCCGCCCGCGGATGGCAAGGAGACCGGCGACAGTTGCACCAATGTTGTGCGCGGGCAGGACGATTACGACTATGCCTATTGCCTTCACAATGGGGGGCACTCATGGGACGGTGGTTATGCATTTGCTGCTCGCGCTCCATCTTCCAATCTTGGTCCCGGCCAGTGGAAGAAATATTTCAATGGCACCTGGTCTCAGTCTGGCGTTGGCGGCCAGTCCAGCAAAATCGACGGAAGTGGCTCTGCTTGGTGGAATACAGCTGGCGAGACCCTTGGTGTCAACTGGGTCAAAGGGGGGCTTGGCCTGATCGCCTCGAGCGATCACTTGCATTTTGTTTCTGTGCTCCCGCAGCCTCTGGTGTTGGCTGAGCCCGGTGACTGGTCGCGTAAAAACGGTCTCGAACTCATCTCCTATCCCGATCTCATCGATGCCACGACTGGCCTCAACCAACTGGGCGACCACTGGTTGCTGACGTATATGTATCTCAATCCCGGCGAGAGCTTTGGCAAGCGCTACCTGGTCTTTCGGCCGGTCGACATCTCATGGACTCGGGCACCAGGCGAGCCATTGGTGGGAGAGATGCTCACACACTGGTACGACGCGATCTCGCATGATCACTGGACGACCATCGCGCCTGTCCCCGGCAACTATTCTGCTTACCGGCTTGTCGCTCAGCTCGGGTACATGATGACCATTCCCGATCCATCCCGGCCTACGGTTGAGCTCGAAGAATGCATCAGCAAATGGCCCGGTCATCCCGACCGCATCCTTAATCAGAAAGGTGTCTGCGAGACGCAGGATTATCAACGCTTGCGCAGTGCGGGATTCGTCTATGCGACCGCACAGCCCAGCACACAACCCGTGTATCGCTGCTACTCAGATACCGAGCACTCCCATTTTGCCTCCAACAGCGAGGACTGTAACGGTATGGGAAAGCGGGAGGCCCTGCTCGGCTACGATCTGAAGCAATGACCCGAACGGCAAACCACTCGGCGATCATTCATGCATTGGGTCGTTGAGATCTACAAGCAGAGTGATCTTTCAGCCCCCCTAATGGCTGTCTTGATCTTTGTTTTGGCTTGTTGCACTGCGACCAAAACTCTGACAACTCAATTGGGTCTAAACAAACGCATGCTCAAAATGAAGCGAATAAACATGCCCGCAGTTTTCTGCACTGTGACAGTTCTTTCGTTGCTGTCCGGTACGGTCTGGGCACAGAGCACAGCGAATGTGCAGCCGG
This Tunturibacter gelidoferens DNA region includes the following protein-coding sequences:
- a CDS encoding sigma 54-interacting transcriptional regulator codes for the protein MQTNERFACRQGAGLCMNDFRDKQGPFAQRCGRATSEQKRKSNSVREEPLSFQHDIASSRLDEDFFGSSEALLPALVYVPRVAAKDCTVLITGEIGTGTELVARAIHRLSYRSPQAFVRANCAAIPPERIASELLGRQKGSRSQATEPRPGRFQLAEGGTIFLEGIGKLSAESQLALLRVLQEIESELAGEGDSIRSGVRLIAATHRDLGAATANGTFRSDLFDRLNGIPIMVPPLRERKEYIPMLAWYFLTHYAGTAGKKLPSLTRSVMDLLQSYPWPGNMRELQRVMERFVNHCEAKSFTVDAKCVPWESISARTSVRAESGELLPSEKELLEHALMEMLAELPGWEA
- a CDS encoding EAL and HDOD domain-containing protein, encoding MNIFGSVRRRRKTLRLGDSFRNWMKAQWTSSDSRNHRFLALQPIFNRQREIFGYEVLSRSGWDNRFTGDSDAATQMMVDDWMFHGIHEHTGGYRIFLNCTREALVGGLLTLLPPATVLELLETVEPDEEVLAACRRMKALGYHIALDDFQDSEKMERLIALADYVKVDFRLSGKEERREIIRRLKRSAATLVAEKIETNEEFEVALAEGFQLFQGYYLGRPKVFSKRKVSTNDVNHFRRMTALS
- a CDS encoding tetratricopeptide repeat protein, which gives rise to MSTTDPVSKPDELSPERAGLVRDHLKEVVASRAFAGSKRAQDFLQLIVEHALAGRLDCLRERMIGAEMFGRPIDYDTANDAVVRVKATEVRKKLAQHYQESEKPPAVRIELPTGSYVPKFQWESLEASASPLAETDLPAFAEQTTAQEKSGEKPEAKIDEPPRLPGKHLRRAPHVLVGVLLGSGLIAMIGYVGFKRWFRESNARPEIRSVAILPLQNLSGDPRQDYFADGMTEELIADLGQVSALRVISRTSAMTYKGTKKTLPEIARELGVDAIVEGSMAREGKQVRITAQLIDARNDQHIWARSYVRDLTSVLMLQGEVAQAIADEVSINVTPQEQARLARSRPVNTEAQDLYLLGIHLLNANVGDPRKAIGYLQKAIDTDPNYAPAHAALADGYGWMGEAGWLAYTEAFTRQKSEAAKSIELDDALPEGHAELASAVMSLSWDWSTSEKELRRALELNPNSVSVHTAYALYLERVGRLPEAMAEAKRTLQLDPVSSRSFITAGIVYYFAHQYDQALAQFQRASALEPNPPEFLFPFELGVIYGAKGMYGDAVGEFQKLGDTPHALGHLGNVYARMGRVAEAHRTISKLEEHVQKSGIGGYEVALVYAGLGEKDEAFAWLEKSLAAHDKGLTYLKIDPCVDPLRSDVRFDGLVQRVGLPL
- a CDS encoding TPR end-of-group domain-containing protein — its product is MSTTDPVSTSAELSREQVCLVRDHLMEIIVSPAFAGSKRAQDFLQLIVEHAVAGRLDNLRERMIGAEMFGRPVDYDTANDAVVRVKATEVRRKLAQYYQEAEKQPAVRIELPVGSYVPRFQWEFLERLSEPPTETAPVAFAESATTQDASHATGETASRTPRVLVGALAGLAFLAAAGYIGFTVWPKRPSTRPEVHSIAILPLQNLSGDSQQDYFADGMTEELISDLGQVSALRVISRTSAMSYKGTKKTLPEIARELSVDAVVEGSVLREGRQVRITAQLIDARNDQHIWSRNYVRDLTSVLALQGEVAQTIADEISIHMTPQELARLARVRTVDPEAQELYLQGAQRLNAGDPRDAIGYLQKAIDKDPNYAQAHAALARSYGWMGEAGWMPYSEAFPWQKTEAIKAIQLDDALPEGHVELANAAMNLDWDWSTQGNEFKRALELNPSSAQVRWAYSSYLERMGHIAEAISESKVALQLDPVSSRTSINSAWNYYFARQYDKSLAQMQRVSELQNSPSEIAFPLGVIYVEKGMYEEAIQKFQELGGAPHALGHMGNAYARMGKVIEAREMISKLQDHLQKTGIGRYEIALVYAGLGEKNEAFSWLEKSFVVRDKGLTYLKIDPCLDPLRSDSRFQDLVRRVGLPS
- a CDS encoding IS110 family transposase, which translates into the protein MQLLAELSTLPSDLTVREWVAHGGLDPAHEISGSSVRRASRISRAGNRHLRKALYMSALVASRCDPHAKAFFAWNRSSLREQMFLFPVVHRRLRSVAEWKATRIR